In one window of Candidatus Binatia bacterium DNA:
- a CDS encoding SCP2 sterol-binding domain-containing protein, which produces MKEIFKQMPANFNADAAKGMNSVIQFNLGGDGGGTWHVVIKDGACTTGEGAHASPNMTMTIAASDYVDMISGKLNGQMAFMSGKLKIAGDMGLAMKMQSLFKRP; this is translated from the coding sequence GTGAAGGAGATCTTCAAGCAGATGCCGGCGAATTTCAACGCCGACGCGGCTAAGGGGATGAACTCCGTTATCCAATTCAACCTGGGTGGCGACGGTGGCGGCACGTGGCACGTCGTGATCAAGGACGGCGCATGCACGACCGGCGAAGGCGCGCATGCATCACCGAACATGACCATGACCATAGCAGCGTCGGACTATGTCGACATGATCTCGGGCAAGCTGAACGGCCAGATGGCGTTCATGAGCGGCAAGCTGAAAATCGCCGGCGACATGGGTCTGGCGATGAAGATGCAGAGCCTCTTCAAGCGCCCGTAA
- a CDS encoding alkaline phosphatase family protein — protein MERILGPERPAGQGLDHNQEESGNRALVTLLGDPRVRDEVDLVMTCRDGTYEVWASRGMVRFQRVLRNNQLDFSIVEQIGSNPVANQSHSAIATCQEELQAAAASGHPTEDGNHAFIEPEQISYPYAFERIAQLFDSPYAPDLVISPKCYAFGLQLGQHGALDVVQSRAPLAFAGPGIRPGVYDGAARQIDVAPTICHLMGFPKIDGADFSGRTASQRGVAPDVYLQRQDGRVLTEIAHGARRPERAYIVVFDGLSNSELRHLLDTQDSAIANLRRILDRSAFFRFGSTVNFPSITWPSHSTLLTGAWCGHHDIVNPTYYARESRQALAPQGQGLMTEGYLSRDVETLYEAFHRALGRAAFTASIHDPQGRGADHAPLEQRVVCPRDRLKALTPDLVAAISPRYLADGKEGIHREAVLDARGMAQLMLLFDDPTHAPPVLVAHEFSLTDGAGHEYGPHGDGLREAVAETDRRLGQVLDMLEAKGLFDSTLFVFTSDHGMAVQDVRLKANPARHLERIGMKAVTGEPMIWLRDLAVTVEPAPDGRTARVTVLDNDADESGEQPPVADAEVLVHSHPDKLIARLATNAAGIAGFATPADLAPAAIALSIHHPDYNPRHLRLDGSNLAVDPRQELYGRQS, from the coding sequence ATGGAACGCATCCTCGGACCGGAACGCCCTGCCGGACAGGGCTTAGATCACAACCAGGAAGAGTCAGGCAACCGAGCCCTCGTCACGCTCCTAGGGGACCCTCGCGTCCGCGACGAGGTGGATCTGGTCATGACGTGCCGCGATGGCACGTACGAGGTGTGGGCGTCGCGGGGTATGGTCCGCTTCCAGCGCGTCTTGCGGAACAATCAGCTGGACTTCTCCATCGTTGAGCAGATCGGCAGCAACCCGGTCGCCAATCAGTCTCATAGCGCGATCGCCACTTGCCAGGAGGAGCTGCAGGCCGCAGCCGCATCGGGCCACCCAACCGAGGATGGCAACCATGCCTTCATCGAACCCGAGCAGATCAGCTACCCGTATGCCTTTGAGCGCATTGCCCAGCTCTTCGACAGCCCCTACGCCCCGGACCTCGTCATCAGCCCAAAGTGTTACGCCTTCGGCCTCCAGCTCGGCCAGCACGGCGCGCTCGACGTGGTGCAGTCCCGCGCCCCACTGGCATTCGCCGGCCCGGGGATCAGACCGGGGGTCTACGATGGCGCGGCGCGACAGATCGACGTCGCCCCAACCATCTGTCACCTCATGGGCTTTCCGAAGATTGACGGCGCGGACTTCAGCGGCCGCACGGCCAGTCAGCGGGGGGTTGCGCCGGACGTGTACCTGCAACGTCAAGACGGGCGTGTCCTCACCGAGATCGCGCACGGTGCACGACGGCCGGAACGGGCCTACATCGTGGTCTTCGACGGCCTGAGCAACAGCGAGTTGCGCCACCTGCTCGACACGCAGGATTCCGCGATCGCCAATCTCCGCCGCATCCTCGATCGCAGCGCCTTCTTCCGTTTTGGATCGACGGTCAACTTTCCCAGCATCACCTGGCCCAGCCACAGCACCCTGCTCACCGGCGCCTGGTGCGGACACCATGATATCGTGAACCCGACTTACTATGCGCGCGAGTCACGCCAGGCGTTGGCGCCGCAGGGCCAAGGCCTGATGACGGAGGGCTATTTGAGCAGGGACGTAGAAACCTTGTACGAAGCCTTCCATCGCGCTCTCGGACGAGCAGCGTTCACCGCCAGTATTCATGACCCGCAGGGGCGTGGCGCGGACCATGCCCCGCTGGAGCAGCGGGTCGTCTGCCCGCGCGACCGGCTCAAGGCACTGACGCCCGACCTTGTCGCCGCGATCAGCCCGCGTTACCTGGCCGACGGCAAAGAGGGCATACACCGCGAGGCCGTGTTGGACGCGCGCGGCATGGCGCAGCTCATGCTGCTGTTTGACGATCCGACGCACGCGCCACCGGTACTGGTGGCGCATGAGTTTTCCCTCACCGACGGGGCCGGCCACGAGTACGGCCCGCACGGGGACGGCTTACGCGAGGCGGTGGCGGAAACCGACCGCCGCCTCGGCCAGGTGCTCGATATGCTGGAAGCCAAGGGGCTCTTCGATTCCACGCTCTTTGTGTTCACCAGCGACCACGGCATGGCGGTGCAAGACGTGCGCTTGAAAGCGAATCCCGCCCGCCATCTCGAGCGCATCGGGATGAAGGCCGTCACCGGCGAACCGATGATCTGGCTACGTGACCTCGCCGTGACGGTGGAACCAGCCCCGGACGGTCGCACCGCCCGCGTGACCGTGCTCGACAACGATGCGGACGAGTCCGGCGAGCAACCGCCCGTCGCGGACGCGGAAGTGCTCGTGCACTCGCATCCCGACAAGCTAATCGCCAGACTCGCAACCAATGCGGCCGGAATCGCGGGCTTCGCCACGCCCGCCGACCTCGCACCGGCCGCCATCGCCCTCTCTATACACCATCCCGACTATAACCCGCGCCACCTGCGCCTTGACGGCAGCAACTTGGCTGTCGATCCGCGGCAAGAACTGTACGGGAGGCAGTCCTGA
- a CDS encoding DUF4921 family protein, with product MKPHDRTPSMPIEYRKDNGELVWVRNPFTNTITYFTHVHKKRSGFTRRAQDELLRGADVDHAAVAAQLRQELEAAPRTCPFCPGNEERTPEEVLRITARAVSADRTDSGWLIRAVPNLIPRIPECCTGGRNESYVVIEDPRHFADNAQRHDDLLYSALLPLTQFEALLAADVEVARLAYSNPAVRAVLVRKNQGRESGASQPHLHNQVIGSDLPFPPVLREGEVTIREPRIWEAMVVFAREHGFLLEERDGCYAYFCPFGVFPHSYEVVCLHDWVRSIDLPPQRWKTFAGLLHNVLRLLGPIPLDYEIHDGPGVPLHVHVNARHFAYSNIGGTLNLPSNLAANVHRAR from the coding sequence TTGAAGCCGCATGACCGCACTCCCTCAATGCCGATAGAGTACCGCAAGGACAACGGCGAGCTCGTGTGGGTGCGGAATCCGTTCACCAACACGATCACCTACTTCACCCACGTCCACAAAAAGCGCAGCGGCTTCACACGGCGGGCTCAGGACGAGCTGCTGCGCGGCGCCGACGTTGATCACGCTGCCGTGGCGGCACAACTGCGCCAGGAATTGGAGGCGGCGCCGCGCACCTGCCCCTTCTGTCCGGGGAACGAAGAGCGCACCCCCGAAGAGGTGCTGCGCATCACGGCGCGGGCGGTGTCTGCCGACCGCACCGACAGCGGCTGGCTGATTCGCGCCGTGCCGAATCTCATTCCGCGCATCCCCGAATGCTGCACGGGCGGCCGGAACGAGTCCTACGTGGTCATCGAAGACCCGCGGCACTTCGCCGATAACGCGCAGCGACATGATGACCTTCTCTACTCGGCGCTGCTCCCCTTGACGCAATTTGAAGCCCTGCTGGCTGCCGACGTTGAAGTCGCTCGCCTGGCGTACAGCAACCCGGCGGTGCGCGCGGTGCTGGTACGCAAGAACCAAGGGCGTGAATCCGGCGCCTCGCAACCGCACCTCCACAATCAAGTCATTGGATCGGATCTCCCGTTTCCTCCAGTGCTCCGGGAAGGGGAAGTTACGATCCGCGAGCCGCGCATCTGGGAGGCCATGGTTGTATTCGCGCGCGAACACGGTTTTCTGCTCGAGGAGCGTGACGGCTGCTACGCCTACTTCTGTCCCTTTGGCGTGTTCCCGCACAGCTATGAGGTGGTGTGCTTGCACGATTGGGTGCGCTCGATCGACCTGCCGCCGCAACGCTGGAAAACCTTCGCCGGCTTGCTGCACAACGTGCTCCGACTCTTGGGACCGATCCCTCTCGACTATGAAATCCACGACGGGCCGGGCGTGCCGCTGCACGTGCACGTGAACGCCCGCCATTTTGCATATTCAAACATCGGCGGTACCCTCAATTTGCCGTCCAATCTGGCCGCCAATGTCCACCGCGCGCGCTAG
- a CDS encoding tetratricopeptide repeat protein, whose translation MPAQPFPWALELGSSQTTDETLPPDATAEGHFLKAEVAMNRGDQTVALKEYELAMAADPTSPLLRQRLAMLYVRANRLREALTEIEKAVELDPQNVQARILLAGILSALGQDNEAAGQYEAVLEIDPSNQEAHLFLGALYGKRGEYDRAVETLDQLTQINPQSFLGFYYLGRVQAAAHNFEKAERAYKEALRLNPQSEMILLDMALLYEAEEKSDKAIDLYQRVLKADPHSAVARKRLGGLYVGQRKLDEALSQFQELEKTETDPQDSRVKIGLIYFEKGDYDKAATEFTLVLAVEPDNHRVRYYLASVYTEMKDEQRAAAEFERIPSDSEYYADAAVRIAYIRQKEGRIDDAIAQVKKALDAKADNAELVGLLASLYREKGDLPAAIRLIQAMVEREPNNDKYHFTLGALYDEAKSKEAGIAEMRKAVELNPNNAPALNYLGYTFAETGVQLDEAESLIRRAIALDPTDGFYIDSLGWVYYQRGEYDKAVEQLEHAIELTGEDSTIAEHLADAYCQTGKPEEALRLYQDALSHSKEREQVERIKGKIQVLEGGHSEVGKES comes from the coding sequence TTGCCGGCTCAGCCATTTCCGTGGGCGCTGGAATTGGGTTCCTCCCAGACCACGGACGAGACGTTGCCACCGGACGCGACGGCCGAGGGCCATTTTCTGAAAGCCGAGGTTGCGATGAACCGCGGCGACCAGACGGTCGCGCTGAAGGAATACGAGCTGGCGATGGCGGCTGATCCGACTTCGCCACTGCTTCGGCAGCGCTTGGCGATGCTCTATGTCCGCGCCAATCGGCTGCGGGAAGCGCTCACGGAAATCGAGAAGGCTGTCGAGCTTGATCCTCAGAACGTGCAGGCGCGCATCTTGCTCGCGGGGATCCTTTCGGCGCTCGGTCAGGACAATGAGGCGGCGGGCCAGTACGAAGCGGTTCTCGAGATCGACCCCAGCAATCAAGAAGCCCACCTTTTCCTCGGCGCGCTCTACGGCAAGCGAGGCGAGTACGACCGGGCGGTGGAGACGCTGGATCAGCTGACGCAGATCAACCCGCAATCGTTTCTGGGGTTCTATTACCTTGGGCGTGTCCAGGCTGCGGCGCACAATTTCGAGAAAGCGGAGCGCGCCTATAAGGAAGCCCTGAGGCTGAACCCCCAGTCGGAGATGATCCTCCTCGACATGGCGCTGCTGTACGAGGCCGAGGAGAAGTCGGATAAGGCCATCGATCTGTACCAGCGCGTCCTGAAGGCCGATCCGCACAGCGCGGTGGCGCGCAAACGCCTCGGCGGACTGTATGTGGGGCAGCGGAAACTTGACGAGGCGCTGTCGCAGTTCCAGGAGTTGGAGAAGACCGAAACCGACCCCCAAGACAGCCGCGTCAAGATCGGGCTCATCTACTTTGAGAAAGGTGACTACGACAAAGCGGCGACGGAGTTTACGCTGGTCCTGGCGGTGGAACCGGATAATCATCGCGTGCGCTATTACCTGGCGTCGGTGTACACCGAAATGAAGGATGAGCAGCGTGCCGCCGCCGAATTCGAGCGCATTCCGTCAGACTCAGAGTACTATGCCGATGCCGCCGTCCGCATCGCGTATATCCGACAGAAGGAGGGGCGGATTGACGATGCCATCGCCCAGGTGAAGAAGGCGCTCGATGCCAAGGCCGACAATGCCGAACTGGTCGGGTTGCTAGCTTCGCTGTATCGCGAGAAGGGCGATCTGCCGGCAGCCATCCGGTTGATTCAAGCGATGGTGGAGCGCGAGCCGAACAACGACAAGTATCACTTCACCCTCGGCGCACTGTACGACGAAGCCAAGAGCAAGGAGGCTGGAATTGCCGAGATGCGGAAAGCGGTCGAGCTGAATCCGAACAACGCCCCAGCGTTGAACTACCTGGGCTACACGTTTGCCGAGACGGGGGTACAGCTCGACGAGGCTGAAAGCCTCATCCGTCGCGCCATTGCCCTCGATCCGACCGATGGCTTTTACATCGATAGCCTGGGGTGGGTGTACTACCAGCGTGGCGAGTACGACAAGGCCGTTGAGCAACTCGAACACGCGATCGAATTGACCGGCGAAGATTCCACCATCGCCGAACACTTGGCCGACGCCTATTGCCAGACCGGAAAACCGGAGGAGGCCTTGCGCTTGTACCAGGATGCGTTGAGCCATTCCAAGGAACGCGAGCAGGTCGAGCGCATCAAGGGGAAAATCCAGGTGCTGGAGGGCGGTCACTCGGAAGTCGGTAAGGAATCCTGA
- a CDS encoding DUF4124 domain-containing protein, which translates to MLAGRKSWLWMWVGGCGLAAWCAVAAAQTFYKWTDDQGVVHFADAPPPEARHVEERHLSARPEVGSHNEGSADTEAAKGDAQAQQEQPAQGPAQVIVTSRETPRSGPSTMRITGTVKNVGGADAERVAVTITAVDSTQGTPCLNEEVAVKPSTLHPGETGSFDLDLDSPCLFGQPNLDIAPVWG; encoded by the coding sequence GTGCTGGCTGGGAGAAAATCGTGGTTGTGGATGTGGGTCGGCGGATGCGGACTAGCGGCGTGGTGCGCCGTTGCAGCAGCGCAGACGTTCTACAAATGGACCGACGATCAAGGCGTTGTTCATTTCGCCGATGCGCCCCCGCCGGAAGCCCGTCACGTCGAGGAGCGGCATCTTTCCGCTCGGCCCGAGGTGGGCTCCCACAACGAAGGATCAGCGGACACCGAGGCTGCCAAGGGGGATGCGCAAGCCCAGCAGGAGCAGCCGGCGCAGGGCCCGGCCCAGGTCATTGTGACGTCTCGAGAGACCCCCCGCTCGGGACCCTCCACCATGCGTATTACCGGAACGGTGAAGAACGTTGGGGGCGCGGACGCTGAACGCGTCGCGGTGACGATCACTGCGGTCGACAGCACGCAGGGAACGCCGTGCTTGAATGAGGAGGTCGCCGTGAAACCGTCAACGCTGCATCCGGGTGAAACCGGCAGCTTCGATCTCGATCTCGATAGCCCGTGCCTGTTCGGCCAGCCGAACCTCGACATCGCTCCGGTTTGGGGCTGA